A segment of the Bradyrhizobium sp. CCBAU 53340 genome:
CTGCTCGAACAGGCCTTGCGGCGGGCCGAGGCTGACGCCGGCGCAAAGCTGCTTGGCGAGATCCGGTCGCTCGACGTCGTCAACTTCCTGAGCTGGCGCTATCGCGATCCGGAGAAGCTGCTGGCGCAGCGCCTCGGCGTCTCGCCGACGCATTGCTATTACGGCCCGGTCGGCGGTGAGAGCCCGATCCGCTACATCCACGAGGCGGCAAAGCGCATCGCGCGCGGGGAGTGCACCGTGGCGGCCGTCTGCGGCGCCGAAGCGCAATCGACTGCGACGAAAGCCGATCGCGCCGGCGTCAAGCTGCCATGGACGCCGTTCGCGCATGATGTGGCGGAGCCCAAGCGCGGCGCCGCGTTTCAGAAACCGCTCGCCGTGAAGCTCGGCGTGTTCCGTCCTGTCACGGTCTATCCGTTCTACGAAGCTGCCTCCTCCGCGCATTGGGGCCAGACGCCGCGCGAGGCGATGGCAGAATCGGGAACGCTGTGGTCGCGCTATTCGGACGCCGCCGCGCAAAATCCCAATGCCTGGCTGAAGCGGCGCTATGCCCCTGAGGAGATCACGACGCCGACGGCCGACAACCGGCTCATCGCCTGGCCCTACAACAAGCTGATGGTGGCCAACCCCAGCGTCAACATGGGCGCCGCGCTGTTGCTCACCAGCCTTGCCAAGGCGCGCGCGCTCGGCGTCGCGGACGACAGGCTGGTGTATCCGCTCGGCGGCGCGTCTGCCGAGGAGCCGCCTGATTACCTCTTGCGCGACCAGTTCTACGAGAGCCATCCGCAGAATGCGGTGCTGAAGGCCGCGATGAATCTCGCCGGCGGGGACGGAAAACAGTTCGACGCGATCGAGCTCTATAGCTGCTTCCCCTGCGTGCCAAAAATGGCGCGACGGACGCTGGGCCTTTCCGCCGACGTGCAGCCCACCGTAACCGGCGGCCTCACTTTCTTCGGTGCGCCGCTCAACACCTACATGACGCATGCGGCCTGCGCGATGGTGCGTCGGATTCGCGATGGCGCCGGACTTGGCCTGCTCTACGGCCAGGGCGGCTTCGTCACCAAGCATCATGCGTTGGTCGTCTCCAAGACGCCGCCGCGCGAGGCGCTGGCGCAGGAGACGAGCGTGCAAGGAGAGGCTGACCGCAACAAGCGCGCCGTTCCGGAATTCATCACGGAGATCTCGGGCAAGGGTAAGGTCGAGAGCTTTACGGTGCTCTATGGCCGTGGCGGCGATGTCGAGCACGGCGTGGTGATGCTGCGCACGGAGGATGGCCGGCGCACGCTGGCACGGATTCCGGCGAGCGATAGTGCAACGCTAGGGCATTTGCTGAACATGGATCGCACGCCGGTGGGCTCGCTCGGCGAGATCACGATGGCTGCGGATGGCGTGCCGGAGTGGCGGGTGGCGTAGCTCTTGTAGGGTGGGCAAAGCGAAGCGTGCCCACGTTTTGCTTATTTGATGAAAAGACGTGGGCACGGCGCAAGAGCGCCTTTGCCCCCCTACAAGACCGAACCTAGCTCTTCGGCGGCTGCTTCTCCGACGCGGTCGCCGGCTTGCCGCCGGCGCCGACGACGCGCACCTGATCGCCGTCGGACAGGCCGTCCGGCGGGGCGGTGATGATGCGGTCATCTGCTGCAATCCCCGAGGCAAGCTCGATCTCGCGGCCAAGATCACGGGCGATGGTCACGGTCTTGAACTGCACCTTGTCGTCGGCGCCTACGGTCGCGACGCGCAGGCCGCTGCCGTTGAAGATCAGGGCGCTGGCGGGAATGCTGAGCGGCGCGGAATCGCGCTGGAGGCTCAGCTTGACACTGGCATAGCCGCCCGGCATCAGCTCGCCGCTCGAATTGTCGAGGCCAAGCTGCATGCGCGTAGTCCCCGAGGCGACATCGACGGCCTGAGAGGACGCCTCCACCGTGGCCTGGAAAGTCCGGTTCGGATATTCCGGCAGCGAAATGGTGGCCTTGGCACCGAGCTTGATCGCCGGCACGTAGTTCTGTGGCACGTTGACGTAGACGCGCAGCTTGGTGATATCGGAAACCACGAACATCGCCGGGCCCGAGCTGCCGCCGGCGTTGATCAGCGCGCCGACGTCGGTGTCGCGCGCGGTCACCACGCCGTCGAACGGCGCGGTGATCTTCTTATAACCGGCGAGCGCCTCAAGCCGCTCGACATTGGCCTGGCCGGACTTGACGGCGGCGTTCTTGTTGGAGAGATCGGCGCTGCGTTCGTCGATTTCCTGCGCCGAGACGAAATTGGAGGCGACCAGCGTCTTGCGCCGGTTCAGCGTGGCTTCCGACAGCCTGGCGCTCGCCTGCTGGCTGGCGAGATCGGCGCGGGCCTGCAGAAGCTGCTGGTCGAGATCGGGCGCCTCGATCTCGGCGATCACCTGCCCTGCTTTGACGCGGGCGCCGATGTCCGCACTCCAGCCCTTGAGATAGCCGGAGACGCGCGCGAAGATCGGCGCGCGGTAATAGGCCTCGAGCCGGCCCGGCAGATCGATGGTGGCGTTCAGGGTCTTGGCGTTCGGCAGCGTCACCGCCACGCTTGGAATGGCCTGGTCGTCGGTCCATTCCTTCAGCTTGGAGTCCTGCTCCTCGCGAGCGCGGATGCCGGAGCCGACCACGAGGCCCGCCGCGATCAGCGCCGCCACGCCGAAAATGCCCAATTTCCGGTGCGACACCGGGGAGCGGGGTTCAGTGGGCAACATGCGGAGTCTCCAAAGGGGCGGCGGCTTTGGCGCCTTGTTTCTTGTGTACCATGCTGAACACCACAGGAACAAACATCAGCGTGGCGAAGGTTGCAAAGATCAGGCCGCCGATCACGGCGCGGCCGAGCGGCGCATTCTGCTCGCCGCCCTCCCCTAACCCCAATGCCATTGGCGCCATGCCGATGATCATGGCGAGCGCGGTCATCAGCACCGGGCGGAAGCGGACGAAGCCAGCCTCGAGCGCCGCCGCGATGGGGTCGCCGAGCTCCTCATAGCGCTCGCGTGCGAACGAGATCACGAGCACGCTGTTGGCGGTGGCGACGCCCATGCACATGATGGCGCCGGTCAGCGCCGGCACCGACAGCGTGGTCTGTGTCGTGAACAGCATCCAGACGATGCCGGCGAGCGCGGCCGGCAGCGCCGTGATGATCACGAAAGGATCGGACCAGGACTGGAAGTTCACGACGATCAGGAAGTAGATCAGCACGACGGCCCCTAACAGGCCGAACAAGAGACCCGTGAAGGCGCTATTCATGGTCTGCACCTGACCGAGCAGCACCACAGAGGAGCCTTTCGGCACCTCCTTGGCAGTATCGGCGATCAGCTGACGGATGTCGGCGGATACCGCACCGAGATCGCGGCCCGAGGTGGTCGCAAAGATCTGAACCATGGACTGGATATCGTATTGCGACACCACCGCGCTCGACACTGAACGCTTGATGTCGGCGATGCCGCCGAGGATCGGCGACTGCGAATTGCCTGATGCGGTAATCGGCAGTGTCTGCAGCGCGCTGAGCGAGTCGATCTGGTATTGCGGTGTCTGCATCACGATCGAATAGGACACGCCGTTGTCAGGGTTGAGATAGTAGGTCGGCGCGACCTGCGAGGAGCCAGCAAGATTGACCACAAGGCTGTTGGTGACGTCGCGCTCGGTCAGGCCGACATATTGCGCGCGGGTCCGGTCGACGTCGATGTTGAAGGTCGGGTTGCTCGGCGATTGCTGGATGCGTGCATCGGCAACACCCGGAATCCGGCGGACCTTGGCCAGCAGATCGTTGGCGTAAGCGAAGTTCGCGCCGAGATTGGCACCGCGGATCTGCAGGTCGATCGGCGCCGGCGCACCGAAATTCAGGATCTGGCTGACGATGTCGGCGGGCAGGAACGCGAAGCTGACGCCTGGAAACATGCGCGGCAATTGCTCGCGCAACACGCGCACATGCTCCTCGGTCGGCTTGTGGCCTTCCCTGAGCTTGATCTGGATGTCACCGTCCTGTGGACCGATCACACCGGTGTTGTTGTAGGTCATGTTGATGCCGGAAATCGGCATGCCGATATTGTCGGTCATGGTCTCGATCTCGCCCGGAATCAGCTTGCGCACCGCCTTCTGCACGTCGGCAAGCTGGTTGGCGGTCTCCTCGACGCGGGTGCCGACCTGGGTGCGGACATGCATCAGGATGTTGCCGGCATCGACCGCGGGGAAGAAGTTGCGGCCCAGGAACGGCACCAGCGCGAAGGACGCGCCGACCACGCAGAGGAAGCCGACGACGAACACCATGCGATGCGCCAGCGCGAGGCCCAGGAGGTTGTGATAGAAGCCGCGAATGCGCTCGAAACGCTTCTCGAAACCGCGCTGGAACCAGACGAGCGGATTGCGCGACTTCGGCGGCTCGCCCTCGTGATGGACATGCGCGTGCAGCAGATAGTTCGCCATGGTCGGCACCAGCGTGCGCGACAGGATGAACGACCACATCATCGCGAACATCACCGCTTCCGCCATCGGCACGAACAGGAAGCGCGCGACGCCGGTGAGGAAGAACATCGGCACGAACACGATGCAGATACAGAGCAGCGAGACGAAGGCCGGCGTCACGATCTGGTTGGCGCCGTCGAGGATCGACTGCTCGACCGGCTTGCCCTGCTCGAGATGGTAATTGATGTTCTCGATGGTCACCGTGGCGTCGTCGACGAGGATGCCGACCGCGAGCGCGAGACCGCCGAGCGTCATGATGTTCAGCGTCTCACCGATCGCCGACAGCATGATGATGGCGCCGAGCACGGAGAGCGGGATGGAGACCGCGATGATGACCGTCGATCGCCAGCTGCCGAGGAACAAAAGGATCATGACGCTGGTGAGCAGCGCTGCGATGACACCCTCGAAGGCGACGCCCTCGATCGCGCCGCGGACGAACACCGACTGGTCGCCGATGAAGCCGATCTTCAGCGCATCCGGCATCTGGTCCTTGACGTCGATCACCTTCTGCTTGATGCCGGCAATGATGTCGAGCGTCGAGGTCGCTCCCGCCTTCAGCACCATCATCAGCACCGAGCGGTTGCCGTCGACA
Coding sequences within it:
- a CDS encoding efflux RND transporter periplasmic adaptor subunit translates to MLPTEPRSPVSHRKLGIFGVAALIAAGLVVGSGIRAREEQDSKLKEWTDDQAIPSVAVTLPNAKTLNATIDLPGRLEAYYRAPIFARVSGYLKGWSADIGARVKAGQVIAEIEAPDLDQQLLQARADLASQQASARLSEATLNRRKTLVASNFVSAQEIDERSADLSNKNAAVKSGQANVERLEALAGYKKITAPFDGVVTARDTDVGALINAGGSSGPAMFVVSDITKLRVYVNVPQNYVPAIKLGAKATISLPEYPNRTFQATVEASSQAVDVASGTTRMQLGLDNSSGELMPGGYASVKLSLQRDSAPLSIPASALIFNGSGLRVATVGADDKVQFKTVTIARDLGREIELASGIAADDRIITAPPDGLSDGDQVRVVGAGGKPATASEKQPPKS
- a CDS encoding efflux RND transporter permease subunit; amino-acid sequence: MIALVRIALSRPYTFVVLALLLLIIGPLAALRTPTDIFPDIRIPVIGVVWQYTGLPPDQMSGRITTPFQRALTTTVNDIEHITANSYNGFGIIKIFFQPNVDIRTANAQVTAISQTLIKQMPPGATPPLILNYSASTVPIIQVALSGDGLTEQNLADIGINQLRTPLVTVPGAAIPYPFGGKLRQVQIDLDPTALQARGLSGQDVANALAAQNLITPVGTQKIGQFEYNIQLNNSPLKIDELGNLPIRTVNGAMVYVRDVATVRDGNPPQTNIVHVDGNRSVLMMVLKAGATSTLDIIAGIKQKVIDVKDQMPDALKIGFIGDQSVFVRGAIEGVAFEGVIAALLTSVMILLFLGSWRSTVIIAVSIPLSVLGAIIMLSAIGETLNIMTLGGLALAVGILVDDATVTIENINYHLEQGKPVEQSILDGANQIVTPAFVSLLCICIVFVPMFFLTGVARFLFVPMAEAVMFAMMWSFILSRTLVPTMANYLLHAHVHHEGEPPKSRNPLVWFQRGFEKRFERIRGFYHNLLGLALAHRMVFVVGFLCVVGASFALVPFLGRNFFPAVDAGNILMHVRTQVGTRVEETANQLADVQKAVRKLIPGEIETMTDNIGMPISGINMTYNNTGVIGPQDGDIQIKLREGHKPTEEHVRVLREQLPRMFPGVSFAFLPADIVSQILNFGAPAPIDLQIRGANLGANFAYANDLLAKVRRIPGVADARIQQSPSNPTFNIDVDRTRAQYVGLTERDVTNSLVVNLAGSSQVAPTYYLNPDNGVSYSIVMQTPQYQIDSLSALQTLPITASGNSQSPILGGIADIKRSVSSAVVSQYDIQSMVQIFATTSGRDLGAVSADIRQLIADTAKEVPKGSSVVLLGQVQTMNSAFTGLLFGLLGAVVLIYFLIVVNFQSWSDPFVIITALPAALAGIVWMLFTTQTTLSVPALTGAIMCMGVATANSVLVISFARERYEELGDPIAAALEAGFVRFRPVLMTALAMIIGMAPMALGLGEGGEQNAPLGRAVIGGLIFATFATLMFVPVVFSMVHKKQGAKAAAPLETPHVAH
- a CDS encoding acetyl-CoA acetyltransferase, which produces MTKTNIPEDRIPVIVGIGEIVDRPKEIAEGLEPLDLLEQALRRAEADAGAKLLGEIRSLDVVNFLSWRYRDPEKLLAQRLGVSPTHCYYGPVGGESPIRYIHEAAKRIARGECTVAAVCGAEAQSTATKADRAGVKLPWTPFAHDVAEPKRGAAFQKPLAVKLGVFRPVTVYPFYEAASSAHWGQTPREAMAESGTLWSRYSDAAAQNPNAWLKRRYAPEEITTPTADNRLIAWPYNKLMVANPSVNMGAALLLTSLAKARALGVADDRLVYPLGGASAEEPPDYLLRDQFYESHPQNAVLKAAMNLAGGDGKQFDAIELYSCFPCVPKMARRTLGLSADVQPTVTGGLTFFGAPLNTYMTHAACAMVRRIRDGAGLGLLYGQGGFVTKHHALVVSKTPPREALAQETSVQGEADRNKRAVPEFITEISGKGKVESFTVLYGRGGDVEHGVVMLRTEDGRRTLARIPASDSATLGHLLNMDRTPVGSLGEITMAADGVPEWRVA